Sequence from the Lacerta agilis isolate rLacAgi1 chromosome 6, rLacAgi1.pri, whole genome shotgun sequence genome:
GGAAAAACAGGGAAAGCTGAAGTTTGCAAGTTGACAAAGCATTTCACATTTGAATTCTGATTTGTCAAGATTTCTCTATGTCTTTTTAAGCGTTACAAACCAAAGGTGCAAAGCAAgattgtaattttaaaatataattgtttcttttctttttaactcagtattcttttattcttttattttttcttcataCTAAAGAGATTGTGGAACAAAATGTTAATAATAAGGGGGAAAATCACTGCCATTTCTATGTggtctactttttttaaaagtaccacGTCTTATATATTGGGGACATAAAACCACACTTTATGGAAAATATCTGTAACATATAAAGAATGagaataggattttttttaaagttgataaTGCCTAAATAGTGTGGCTGTGGAAGGAACTTCTGTACATAGTTGTAAAATACTATTCTAAATTATTCAGGCCGATTGTTACCATTCTTGAAGTCCTCGGTTGTGTTGCTGGGTCTTTTGTATGCACACAGTGTAATTAATTTAAAGCAACATACACTTTTCCCAGGTTGTAGCTCAGCTGTGGACTTGTGACTTATGTATAACTGTTTTAAGAtcttgcattttccttttttccttttttaaaaattacacttTAAGGATTTGAATTGGCTAATATCCTGCTGTTGCTATGGGACCTAAACGTGACTTGTCAGTCTGCTGTAAAGCACAGATGGCTCTATTTATTATAGAAAGTGAGTTTATTTGCTTTCTAGAACTGTTTATATCAGATGGTATAAAAGAGGTAATAAAATTCTAtgcttgtaaagaaaaaaaatgctaattTTACCTACTATAATCTGACTGTCTGAAGCTATATTTTCTCTCTGAGAAATAAATGTTCTAATGTAAAATAACTAATTGAATTGTCTTGGGAGATCCTTTAGCTGACAATCTGGACTTTGAAATATAATGTGAATTTTCATAAGTCCCAAGCATTTAGCAGTTTTCATATACCTCCTTTCCTGGAAATCTGTGTGGTTCCCAAAGCTTTTCCTCAATTATATTTAAGTGTCAGATTTCGTAGAATGTTGAAAAGTTGACAGGTATGCATTTCTTTAAGGAATATGTACACCATTTTCAAGAAAAACTCTTCCCAAAATGACATGTCAAACACACAATTGCATACAACATAAGACTGTAAAACATCACAAAAATCTCAAAACAAGATTTGAAATCATTACCAAAAGCTGCGAGGACCAGCACTAATTCAGCATAAATATCAAAATTTGGCAAAAAATTGGTAGTAGTATTGGGAAATGGGAAGGTTTAAAATGCGAGGAGAGGACACTAAACACATAAGCCTGGAAAATACCTAAAAGGTGATGTTTTTATCTGTCACGTGTAGTTTGTCCCTACTCCAGCCCTGCCAGTCCCAAACTTTCATTATTTTAGGCTTGCAAGGAAGAGCTCTCAGGCTACTGTGGTAAATTGAACTTATGGGTAAGCAGCCTGTGTAATGTTATCCACAACAAATCTTTTTCCAGCCATGGAAGCATATTTCCAATGCTTGTGGAGTGGGATACAAATTGAGTATATGCTGCAGCAATCTCATGGTGATTTTTTGCCCGTTGCAAATGCTGTGTGAATCCACATAACACATAATCGGTGTGTCAAAGTGGATTGTATGAACTGGTTTACAGAACTGGGAACAGGCCACTTTATGCGATAGAATTATATTAGTTCAGCAGTGGCTTTTGTCATTGGGTCTGCTCATATGGGAAGGACTTTGGACAGATGTGTTTCTCCTCTGGTTCTTCGAGGGAATTCTGGATTATCCATGGTAGAAACTCCTCTTGCTGGGAGGGAAGTGACTCATGTTTCTTAACATAGCTCCTTTAAGGAGGGACATCTCTCCTTTTCCCCAGCTACCCTACCCAGTGGCAGATAAATTATTGGGGCTTGCATCCCTTTGTGACCAGGCAGCACAATCCCAAAGAAACATGTGGACCAATGGAAGCTATTCATCAAGGCTTTATTGAACCCTGGATGCATAATCAGAGAGATCAAGTGATAATAACAGTATTACTCTGGTTAGGTCCCAACAGAATGAAGAGTTTCACCACATGGCCAGCTCATATTCTGGTAGCTCCCATGAAGGAGCAATCTTCCCCACACTATGCTCAGTACTCGGCCGGCACAGACCATAGTCTACTGTTGGGATTGGGTGCCATTCCACCCACCCATGTACAAAAGagtttagatcaggggtgtccaaactttttccaaagagggccagatttgatgaagtgaacatgcatgagggccgaccaaagttgttgagcttttctttaggattttaccctaggacatatactgccacgggggctgGATTAAATCAACCAGCGGGCcgaattaggcccccaaaacggactttggacatgcctggtttagatgGAAGAAGCTGAAGTTTGTATTGATTGTTTCTGAGTTTGTAGAGCAGTTGCTAATAATCAGTTTCACGAACATCCAAAATATTGTGACAGAAGTGAAGAATGGAACCTGATTGCTTAGTAGGGCACATGTGGTAATTGGGTGTTAAGTATTTTCTTTGTGATTTGATGTCTTGAAGTCATGcaggaagcaagagagaaagtCAACAGGTTCCTGACTTGCTAATTTAATTTATCCTCCATTGTCCCTTCCCCCACTTGCCACCTTCTCAGTCCACTTGGTGCATCTATGAAAACTCAGACTATAATAAGCCATTTAAGGGTACAATCCTGTATTTAGGCCCATACTGCCTGGGAAGCCGAAAAAGCCAGATACAACTCAACCAGTGAAGATATGCCAACACAACTTTGTGGATATGCCAGTGGAACTCCATGCAACCCTGCACTGCCAGGACAACTCTGCTGGTGGAATGACCAAAAAGGAGTAAAAATGTGGGAGTGATGAATGAGTAGACAGATGCCAGCTCCTGTACTCTCAACTCTACTCCTAACATCAGAATAATACCATTCCTAGAACTCAATAAGGACTGGCTCCTTGTATGGCTGACTGAGATGATGTCAGCCCACAATGGGTGGGCGCCAGTAGTGTTGCCCTGGGCACTGGGGGTGTGGCTGTTGTTGCTCCATTCCATGTTACTTGTTCCTCAAATTTGTGCTGGGCTTTGCTGGATACTGTTGATAAGTTACGCCAACCTTGCAGTGGTGCAACAAGACTAAGAGTGCACTCTGCTTGTTTCTTAGGAGCACAATAGTCTGCCACAAACTTAACCTCACAACTGCTTCTCTGAGAATGACTTAGGCAGGTCACACCTCACCACATCACTTCTCCCCCAAACCATTACTATTGCTCCGTGGTTTCTGTTCAAAATAATTTAATTATCTCTTAAATCCTACAAGGGCTTAACAGCCTGATTTAATGAGTGAGCTTCCAATTTTGGAGTCAGAAAAGAAGGTAGAATCATAGTTGTTGAGGAAAGCCATCTCCCCTTCCTCGTTGAGCTGCAGCTTCAGGATGACTCGGCAGGCCTGGATCTGCACCTCTTCCTCGGGGTGAATGATGAGTGAGAGGAGGCGGTCAGCTAGGCGGGAATCGTCCCCAAAAAGGACCTCATGAAGGGACGACTCATTGTACTGCCAGGTAACTGACTGGTACTGGGGAGTCAGGCGACCCTCACAAATCCGTTCCACAAATACCAGCAGCTCAAAAAGAAGGTTTCCGGGTCTTGAGGGTTGGAAGAGGTGGAGGAAATCTGGATGGACCTTTAAAAAGAGGCAGATCAGGTTGGTTTCATCTTAAAGGAAAGACAGCACACTAGGCTTGGGCCTGCAGGTCCTACCCATCTGGATGACTTATCTCCAGATTCTTCTGTAACAGGCGGAAACCaaatgccaccctccagaccaagggtcagcaacctaaggcccatgggctggaagcggcccatGGAGGTCATTTgaccagcccacaagctgcctcAAACTGAGTTGCTTGCTCGtgtgctgcactaaaccagcacagtgcggcgcggggactcgcttccgcagctCCAGAAATCGCAGGCGCAGGCACTCATGCATACGcccaatccagcccacggagggatctctgcaggaccgatccagcccaggcaagacaaaccttgccaacccctgctccagacctttctatctggccctttgaactctccctgggccacacccTCCCCAGACACATTCTGCCCACTCACTGCTGGTATGTGGttctcagaaggttgcccagagagGAAGGCAGCCCTCAGGCTAAAAATGACTGTATTCCTGTTCTATCAGGAAAACATCCCAGGCAGCAGGAAGGCAATGCACTTTGCTCTGTTAATGCCACTGCATTAAGCTGCAGCAGACATGGAAGTCTAGCATTGCTGCCTTCTGGCACcttttgcttccttcctttcccaggTTTCCCAACAAAGACAGGACTGAAATCCTTACCTGGCAGTTCATGATGTCAAATAGCAGAGCTTCCTTTTGGGCTAGCGTGCCAAGGAATTTTAGAACCTGCACCTGAAAAAGACAGTTGCAAGTATATCAACATTACAGGTGAGGTGTCTCACTCTTGTGTTATGGCTTCCACTTAATGCCCTCACAGGATTTAGGACAGGGatgagggacctgtggccctccagatgttttttgagctacaacttccaccatcccttgATGATtgtccatgttggctggagctaatgggagttgggagtcccacaacatcaggagttctccacccctgatttagGAGTTGGGTACAAAGGATAAGCCTTGGTACCTGACACAAAGTGTTTCCCATCTGCAGAATTTCCATGAAGGCCGGCATAAGCTTCTTCACCAGTGGAAATGCATGATCTGACAACGGCAgcccattcagcagcctcagtcCAGCAACATGCAAGTCGTGGTCCCAGATTGTGGCGACCATTTCAAGAACCTTGGGGACAAACTCCTGCAGAAAACATAGTGTTTTATGGTCACTGTGGGTTACTTTCCGTGACTGAATTGTGCCCTCTAGTGATACAAAAATGCCTCTTCCTTGTAGTTGTACGCTGAAGCAAGAAAAccacccattttcttcttcttgtggaATGATGTGGTAGGAAACATACTTAACAGATCAGATGGCCACAGCTAACAACATTCAAATGTGTTGTTCATAGCTCAAGCACTATCACAGATCTAACCCCATGAGCAGAGTTTTCATAGTTTCTATTACTTTAGATCCTTTCATAGTTTCTCAAAGAAGTCCATTCACTTGTTCAAACCATAAGCCATAGAATGATGAGACACCGAATGATGTCAAATGGCAGGCATGTTTGTGGGAATCAATCGAGATCCACTGCACGTAGCCTGATATGGAAAAGCACTGTGGGGTACAATCACCTGAATCCTAATTCTAAACTTCCAAATGCCAGTGAAGGCCTTGAGGGCATGCAGAGTCTGAATCTTGATGCCCATGTCTGGATCATCCAGGAAGGAGGCCACCAGTTTGATATCCTCATATGTACAGGCAGAAGCCTGGAAAAATAGAGCACACAAAGTCAGAGGGATGTTAGGTtagatttattacatttatttcttgCTTCCCACTAAAGAAAGTTCTAAGCAATTTATGGCCCAGGTAAAAAAATACCCTAATAAAATCACATACAAACTGAAAACATATTTAACAATACAATAACACTCaggaaaacaaaagcacattTGGTACTGAAAAATGAGGTGAGTTCCAGGCAGGCCTTCTTGGAGAGGCTctatggggtgaggtggggggctactacagagaaggcccatctCTCATTGCCACCCTCTTAACTGTCCTCAGAGatggcacacagagaagggcctcacgTGATGGTATTAGGGTCCAGACAGGTTCATAGGTGTGGCTAAATTTAAGCATGGAcaaaaccattcattcattcatagcacTTATACTCCACCTTTGTAGCTCCAGACAAAAAccactcaaggcagctaacaggAGATAATTAACAAGACCGTTGCAAGAAACAGCAAAATGCAAGCAAACAAGCAGCAGATAAAATTAACAAAAGACAAGAAAAAatatggggggaggaaaggaaaagaagcaaaacaaaaaagaagcgAGCCAGCAAAATTAACCCACATTCATTCCAAAGGCCCACCAAAATTCCAGGTGGTGGCCAAAGGAGCCAGGAGGGATTTCTTGAGGCAGACAGTTTCACAGGGTTGGTGCAACAACTGAAACATCCCTTTTACATTCCCTTTTACATTCTGAGTGAGTCCTCAAAAAATGTGCATTCTTCTGAGGGATTTGCATCTCACTTTGCAGCAACTAGCCAGAATGCAAGACTGTTGGCCAAAATATGCCGCCTTTAAACATGGCTTTACCCCAATCAGTCaaaaaataggtgtgtgtgtgtaaaactctCCCCGATCACCATTTCTCCCCCTTGTAATCCACTATCCTCCCTCTCTCACAGAGCTCTTTTTGCCTTAAACCAGACTCCAGTACCAGAGTCCTGCTGGGAGATAAGTGGCTGGTGGGAGGGATTGCCAGTGGAGCGGGCGGTGGAGGACAGGGGGAGAGTTTAAATCAAAGACCCATTTTTAGATGCGCAGGCTGCCATCATCAGGTGCAGCTTTGATCATgaacagtggcagactttgggctctcaaattcaGCAGCGCcatgtgtgatgctaaaattcgGTGTCCCTTCACCTCTCCtactccattctacagcattgctgTGGTGCCCCCCTGGCTCCCAGTGCAGCCCAACGGGTTGTGCTACCTTAAAACCGCCTCTGTCCTGAACTTGGTTACATGGGTGAAACCTGGCTGGCCAACCCACACTTGATTTCCTTGGACTTGCTCTTCCACCACTGTACTTTACATCATGCAGTTCTGGAGTCTCACCTCATTGTCCAGTAGATAAACACAACGGGTGATGCCATGGAGTAGCATATTCTTGGAGTAGTCATCTAGCTTTGGGTTGAGGGTATTCAGGAGTCCCCTGAGTTCTCCAGAGTCCAGCACAGTTTGACTCTGGTGCTCTATGGCGAGTCCTAAatgcaggaaaggaaggaaggcaagagggACCAAGGGAGGCAAGGAGGCAAACAGAGCAGTGATGGTGAGCATTAAACTCGTGCTGAATGGAGCATGTTGTACTGAATGGAAGGATGTGCTTTGACATGGGAAGGATCAGAGCTCAGTgggagagtatctgctttgctgGTAGgcagatcccaggttcaacccttgaTATCACCAGGTAGGAGTGGGGAAAACCCCTGTTTGAAATGCCGGAAGGCCACTGCCCATCATtaaggacaacactgagctaaataAACCGAATACTCTCAATATATGGCAGCTTCTGACAGTGTGTCTTCTTCAAAGGTTTTATGTTTATGCTATCTCCTGTTTCAGCAAAGTCCTCTCTCAGAGCTGTCCTTCTCAGGAGGAGGATGCTGCCATTGCGAGGAGCGCAGCCAGTCAGAGGGACCTGATATTTAATTCATGGCAGTTCACATTTCATTAAGCAGACTGCTTCAGCCCAGAGAGATGCACAAAGCTAAGAGGTCTACAGCCGGCACTTTCAAGGTGGGTATTAGAAGACAGCACAGACCCCAAAAGAAGCAACTCGGCAAGCTGAAGAGCAGAGATCAAGAGAGTACAGTATTTCAGTGGTGCAAATTTAAGAGCAAGTATATTCCTTTGCTGCACGCTTTCAGAGATCATGTATGAGATTTAAATTTTAGAAACTGTGCCCAATCTGGCTGGGGGAAAGGCCTTGGGTGTGGCCTTCCTGCCTGAACTCCATTGGCCATTGGTAGATATCTGAGAGCCTGTTTTATGGCTGATTAGCAGAACGTGGCACCATGCAATAGTGCATATGGCATTTGTTTCAGCAAATGTCTATACCATTCTCACATATTCAGCTGGAGCCTATCCAAAAGACCAATTCCCTCCATACTGTTTGCttggagagccagcgtggtgtagtggttagaggattggaccaggacctgggaaaccGGAGTTTGAATCcctattcagccatgaagctcactgggtgaacttgggccagtcactgcctctcagcctaatctacctcatagggttgttgtagggattaaaatggggaggggtgggggagagaatcatGTACGCTACTTGGAACTCCTTGGATAAAGAGCtgggggtataaatgtaatagatAGACAGATGGTTGTTGAGAGTTAAGCCAGGGCCTGTGAAAACTGCCATGCCGGGAGCATTACATTACTCACTGGCTAAGGTAAGTGGCTCTGGGTTGTAGGGAGGGCTCTTGATCCCTGCCATGATGGTCTTGGCCATTAGGAAGATAGCTCCAGCTCCTGTCGCCGCAGATACCACGTTTTTTGTTGTCACCAGTTCAAAATACTTCATCTCCTCTCCTCGAACTCCCAGGGATGTAGATAGAGCCCTGGGTGCTGACCTCAAGCAGGCCCTCCAATGGAAATACTAGATTGCTCTCGGCATGGTTTGTGATGTCACCAGATTCCACCAGGACATCTGTGACACACTGTCCGAGACAGACAGTGCAGGAAGCAGGTCCCCCCAGGTTCTCCGATATCAGTGCAGGTGGACATGGAAGCCTGTGCTGAGCTATGTAAAGGgagatgcttaataataataataataataataataataataataattgtatccctaccatctggctgggttgctctagccactctgggcggcttccagcatatacaaaaacataataaaacattaaacattaaaaacgtccctatacagggctgccttcagatgtcttttaaaggttgtatagttacttagctccttgacatctgatgagagggcgttcagagggcgggtgccactactgagaaggccctctgcctgattccctgtaacctcacttctcacagtgagggaaccaccagaaggccctcagagctggacctcagtgtctaggctgaatggtgggggtggctTGGGAATGTTTTCCCACTGAATTTTATAGACAAAGTTGTCATACGGAccacagcaggggaggagggaaccTGCCCCAGTTCCAGACACCAGGGTCAGCAAGGACAGGGGACTCCTCCCTCCTCAACAGCGTCCCCAAGTACATCCCTTTATTTTCCTCCCACAGAAGTGAATTGTAGCAGAGTGAGGGAAGTGTACCACTTGAAAACAACTCTTCAGCCCAATTGACCCCCCCCCTATAAAAGAGATCCCATAGGATAAGTACAATAAATCAGTCCGTCCGAGACTTCTGTTCTTAGAGACACCTTGCATTCCTTCAGCAGCCCCTGCAATTTATAGGCTCACCCTCCCATCCTATTGATGGCCAATCATAGATCCAAATGGCAATATGCCAGCTT
This genomic interval carries:
- the ARMC12 gene encoding armadillo repeat-containing protein 12 produces the protein MKYFELVTTKNVVSAATGAGAIFLMAKTIMAGIKSPPYNPEPLTLARLAIEHQSQTVLDSGELRGLLNTLNPKLDDYSKNMLLHGITRCVYLLDNEASACTYEDIKLVASFLDDPDMGIKIQTLHALKAFTGIWKFRIRIQEFVPKVLEMVATIWDHDLHVAGLRLLNGLPLSDHAFPLVKKLMPAFMEILQMGNTLCQVQVLKFLGTLAQKEALLFDIMNCQVHPDFLHLFQPSRPGNLLFELLVFVERICEGRLTPQYQSVTWQYNESSLHEVLFGDDSRLADRLLSLIIHPEEEVQIQACRVILKLQLNEEGEMAFLNNYDSTFFSDSKIGSSLIKSGC